In a single window of the Carassius gibelio isolate Cgi1373 ecotype wild population from Czech Republic chromosome A12, carGib1.2-hapl.c, whole genome shotgun sequence genome:
- the LOC128025434 gene encoding BRD4-interacting chromatin-remodeling complex-associated protein-like produces MDDEDDRRLLDFIGDVQALNEYLHGSNSKSIGEDDVTNAAFGSASSFFTSDTGGSSEGLKDDHSHLGEFGEADGSSLSFIEDDLDSETSHDGGDLGGEDQPFDILQKSLLEADITEQTLAQEALLDSQPSLIPTATAFPQQLVSGGFGGVAGPGVVAPLAQPQAFIQQVPQLPIPNGPAGHIQVVGSFNGSASSMMTLNSLEQSQILLRPSGNVVTNNSGQGTMFAPSAAGQVSMSFNKGTIPLQNFIIQRGPMQQTLVRPIQPKPLQTGGQTLYNISNIGLQPNTTTTANFVSSPYTASGSPQSAQQVKVVNPASSIVMHSPLGQQAQSQSQSNLPQGQFLVPTSISLTSGTTVHGFQAVNGQVLQTNTQVSEQSSMSTTTYSILTNQNTTVQLIAGQNFSAGGQLIVNQGLVAGGQIDQASTTPVVQVSQRPVATAKVWTASASPSPTPVQTSQASGHLTMVSSGIQGSQVCQQLSVTPGQHLLMPVAQNFPAASGVQEFQVSLNQDTTAATHRGQTQLVNLLGTKAVKTLTPISQELPLTLKRPATQQLTRGEMVLQQLRRDHSGVMSSERTPFTSFNDVIDRLLPYHVFQGSPPRDEDFTKVDEEFEAVAVQVLSRTQAMVNKYRRLLIVEAERSSPSSEMVMIDRTFNQEERGNLTQDKRMILVDPDGFLEDFCCGTKLKIQSPEVLTPAAHEGNPSVMETSPKHSISHTGRDGQGINSHTEPAYRTEPQQPGIEEHRRTPIKCILDLKKKKSNNLISSNSQHAHYPTSPIQSQHSSAQGYPPNLVQGHEQQHPSDHSHAPLADTDSVLEAAVNSILEC; encoded by the exons ATGGATGATGAAGACGACCGCCGTCTTCTGGATTTTATAGG AGATGTGCAAGCGTTAAATGAGTATCTTCATGGTTCAAATAGTAAATCA ATTGGAGAAGATGATGTGACTAATGCAGCATTTGGGTCGGCCAGTTCATTCTTCACAAGTGACACA GGTGGCTCCAGTGAAGGACTCAAAGATGACCACAGTCATTTGGGAGAGTTTGGTGAGGCTGATGGAAGCAGTCTTTCGTTTATCGAGGATGACCTCGACAGTGAAACCTCACACGATGGGGGCGATCTTGGGGGGGAGGACCAACCCTTTGacatccttcagaagtcattgcTGGAAGCAGATATTACAGAGCAGACATTGGCTCAAGAAGCCCTTTTGGACTCCCAGCCATCTCTCATTCCAACAGCTACCGCCTTCCCTCAGCAGCTGGTCTCTGGAGGGTTTGGGGGTGTCGCAGGTCCTGGTGTGGTGGCACCATTGGCACAACCTCAGGCTTTTATACAGCAGGTTCCCCAACTACCCATACCAAACGGCCCCGCTGGACACATCCAGGTAGTGGGATCCTTCAATGGCAGTGCCTCCTCCATGATGACTCTCAACAGTTTGGAACAGTCTCAGATCCTGTTGAGGCCAAGTGGAAATGTAGTGACAAACAACAGCGGGCAAGGTACCATGTTCGCCCCTTCGGCAGCTGGTCAGGTGTCAATGTCCTTCAATAAAGGGACGATACCTCTACAGAATTTTATCATCCAGAGAGGCCCTATGCAACAGACATTGGTTAGACCCATTCAGCCTAAACCCTTACAGACAGGGGGACAAACCCTATACAATATCAGCAACATTGGGCTTCAACCCAACACCACCACTACTGCGAATTTTGTCAGTAGCCCCTACACAGCCAGCGGCTCTCCTCAGTCTGCTCAACAGGTGAAAGTGGTCAATCCAGCCAGCAGCATTGTAATGCATTCACCTCTGGGGCAACAAGCTCAATCACAGTCCCAGTCCAATCTGCCCCAAGGGCAGTTTTTGGTACCCACGTCTATTTCCCTCACCTCTGGTACGACTGTTCACGGCTTCCAGGCTGTGAATGGGCAGGTGTTGCAAACAAACACTCAAGTGAGCGAGCAGTCGTCAATGAGCACTACCACCTACTCCATCctcaccaatcagaacacaacAGTACAGCTTATCGCTGGGCAGAACTTTTCAGCTGGAGGGCAGCTGATAGTCAATCAAGGATTGGTTGCTGGAGGTCAAATAGATCAAGCTTCAACGACACCTGTTGTACAGGTGTCTCAAAGGCCTGTTGCCACGGCCAAAGTTTGGACTGCCAGCGCGTCGCCTAGCCCAACCCCTGTACAGACATCACAGGCTTCAGGCCACCTCACCATGGTCAGTTCTGGCATCCAAGGCTCACAGGTTTGTCAGCAGTTATCTGTGACCCCAGGACAGCACCTCCTGATGCCCGTGGCCCAGAACTTTCCAGCTGCTTCTGGTGTTCAGGAGTTTCAAGTCTCTTTAAACCAG GACACCACAGCAGCAACACATAGAGGGCAAACACAATTAGTTAATCTCCTCGGTACCAAAG CTGTGAAAACACTCACTCCTATCAGTCAGGAATTGCCTCTCACACTGAAGCGTCCTGCAACTCAACAGCTTACTCGAGGAGAAAT GGTTCTCCAGCAGTTAAGACGAGATCACAGTGGAGTCATGTCTTCAGAGCGGACGCCCTTCACTTCATTCAATGATGTCATTGACAGATTACTGCCCTATCATGTTTTCCAAGGCTCACCACCACGAGATGAAGATTTCACCAAAG TTGATGAGGAGTTTGAGGCAGTTGCTGTACAAGTGTTAAGCAGAACGCAGGCCATGGTGAACAAATACAGGCGCTTACTCATAGTGGAGGCAGAG AGGTCCAGCCCTTCATCAGAAATGGTGATGATTGACAGGACTTTTAATCAAGAGGAACGGGGCAACTTGACCCAAGACAAACGAATGATATTAGTGGATCCAG ATGGCTTCCTGGAAGACTTCTGCTGTGGCACTAAACTGAAGATCCAAAGTCCAGAAGTTTTGACCCCAGCCGCCCATGAGGGCAATCCCAGCGTAATGGAGACCTCCCCAAAGCATTCCATAAGTCACACCGGAAGAGATGGGCAGGGTATCAACAGCCACACAGAACCTGCTTATAGGACAGAACCTCAACAACCAGGAATAGAGGAACACAGAAGAACTCCCATCAAGTGCATACTggatctaaaaaaaaagaaatccaacaACCTAATCAGCAGCAACAGTCAACATGCACACTACCCTACATCTCCCATCCAATCACAGCATAGCTCCGCCCAAGGCTACCCTCCGAACCTGGTGCAGGGTCATGAACAGCAACATCCCTCAGATCATAGTCACGCCCCATTGGCTGACACTGACTCTGTGCTTGAGGCTGCCGTGAATAGCATCTTAGAATGTTAG
- the LOC128025433 gene encoding protein FAM104A-like — protein sequence MLTESRKRRHSCDAEELQVLPQAKRSGGYPFLPEFGRDVWDSESSSSDSSGISSPERMVGASSNIQNTDQRGLHVSQAPCSPTAPTISAEEPAISLSHNISYDHINRILREAHFNSLQTRGQQGQT from the exons ATGTTGACAGAAAGCAG AAAACGCAGACACAGCTGTGATGCTGAGGAGCTTCAAGTCTTGCCCCAGGCAAAGAGGTCTGGAGGTTATCCCTTTCTCCCTGAGTTTGGCCGTGATGTCTGGGACTCTGAG TCTTCCAGCAGTGACAGCAGTGGGATCAGCAGTCCGGAGCGGATGGTGGGAGCCAGTTCCAACATCCAGAACACTGACCAAAGAGGACTCCACGTATCCCAGGCTCCCTGCAGCCCCACTGCCCCCACTATCTCAGCAGAAGAGCCAGCCATCTCCTTGAGCCACAACATCTCATATGATCACATCAACCGTATCTTAAGGGAAGCCCACTTCAATAGCCTGCAAACTCGTGGTCAACAAGGACAGACGTAA
- the LOC128025435 gene encoding tubulin-specific chaperone C-like: protein MAALGVDVNVGNDDGESNTGIKVPERVLRRDQARLEEAERRRNVKESQTVTEEKSDFFTSTFNDEKTTVEEMLSSCNHNDRDKSQNTLEEATSKIQQLLKFFNDSMMFLTQYEIRQAQASLQKLQSSLAEKRDELLPKKKFAFRSRNTGASKQPPPDQQTLDKSDAAGTVVVDAAVSVNQCGFSNVDSQVLIKQAEEIQQRDVLLSHLTNCKVRLYGCPSTVHIKNVRGCEILSGPVSSSVFVDQCTDSTLVFPCQQLRTHNTTATRIYLHVTSRAIIEDCHGVQFAPFAWSYPGIEDHFKVAGVDPNRNNWREVDDFNWLAAGTPSPNWTVIPETERICSWDVVGQES from the coding sequence ATGGCAGCTCTGGGAGTAGACGTTAATGTGGGGAATGATGACGGAGAATCAAATACAGGTATCAAAGTTCCCGAACGCGTATTACGAAGAGATCAAGCGAGACTGGAGGAGGCAGAGCGCCGGAGAAACGTCAAGGAGAGCCAGACCGTAACAGAAGAAAAGAGCGATTTCTTCACGTCCACCTTTAATGATGAGAAGACAACAGTCGAGGAGATGCTCTCCAGCTGTAACCATAATGACCGCGATAAATCCCAAAACACACTGGAAGAGGCCACTTCGAAAATCCAACAGCTCCTGAAGTTTTTCAATGACAGCATGATGTTTCTGACGCAGTATGAAATAAGACAGGCGCAAGCATCCCTGCAGAAGCTCCAGAGCTCTCTTGCTGAGAAAAGAGATGAGCTGCTGCCTAAAAAGAAATTTGCCTTTAGATCCAGGAACACCGGAGCAAGTAAGCAGCCCCCACCGGATCAACAAACATTAGATAAATCTGATGCGGCTGGTACTGTAGTGGTGGATGCTGCTGTCTCTGTAAATCAGTGTGGGTTCTCTAATGTTGATAGTCAAGTCTTAATCAAGCAAGCTGAGGAGATCCAGCAACGTGATGTTCTGTTATCTCATCTCACTAACTGTAAAGTCAGGCTTTATGGCTGTCCGAGCACTGTGCACATCAAGAACGTCCGCGGCTGCGAGATCCTCAGCGGGCCAGTCTCCAGCTCTGTTTTCGTAGACCAGTGCACCGACAGCACTTTAGTATTCCCCTGTCAGCAGCTGCGCACCCATAACACCACTGCCACTCGGATATATCTGCATGTGACCAGCCGGGCAATTATAGAGGACTGTCATGGGGTCCAGTTTGCCCCATTTGCATGGAGTTATCCAGGAATTGAGGATCATTTCAAAGTAGCTGGAGTTGATCCAAACAGAAATAATTGGAGAGAAGTGGATGATTTCAATTGGCTTGCTGCTGGAACACCTTCACCCAACTGGACTGTCATTCCTGAGACTGAGAGAATATGTAGTTGGGATGTTGTGGGACAAGAATCCTAA